In Terriglobales bacterium, a single genomic region encodes these proteins:
- a CDS encoding carboxymuconolactone decarboxylase family protein encodes MRISRLDKSQVDADSGAIYDHYLKARGNVPNMFRTVAHRPEILRTLVAHFRAVMESGTVPAKLKELVIVRTSQMNDCEY; translated from the coding sequence ATGCGCATCTCCCGTCTCGACAAGTCGCAGGTGGACGCCGACAGCGGCGCCATCTATGACCACTACCTCAAGGCCCGGGGCAATGTCCCCAACATGTTCCGCACCGTGGCCCACCGCCCGGAGATCCTACGCACCCTGGTGGCCCACTTCCGCGCGGTCATGGAAAGCGGCACGGTGCCCGCCAAGCTGAAAGAGCTGGTCATCGTCCGCACCTCCCAGATGAACGACTGCGAGTATTGA
- a CDS encoding STAS domain-containing protein, with translation MSMKASQREVDGVTVLDLSGRITLGEGSVLLRDSIRDLIAKGIKKILLNLGDVTYIDSSGIGELVSAFTTVRNQGGELKLLNLTKKVHDLLQITKLYTVFDVKDDEATAIQSFKK, from the coding sequence GTGAGCATGAAGGCCAGTCAACGCGAGGTGGACGGCGTCACGGTGCTGGACCTGAGCGGGCGCATCACGCTTGGGGAAGGCAGCGTTCTGCTGCGCGACAGCATCCGCGACCTCATCGCCAAGGGAATCAAGAAGATCCTGCTCAACCTGGGAGACGTGACCTACATCGACAGCTCGGGCATCGGGGAGCTGGTCAGCGCCTTCACCACCGTCCGCAACCAGGGCGGCGAACTGAAGCTGCTGAACCTGACCAAGAAGGTGCACGACCTGCTGCAGATCACCAAGCTCTATACCGTCTTCGACGTGAAGGACGACGAAGCCACGGCCATCCAGTCCTTCAAGAAGTAG
- a CDS encoding CBS domain-containing protein, translating to MPGLALSELLGVPVLDPAGAVGGRVREVAVAPQEDTASVACLIVKTASGDRMLGRDVLAAVGGGTVRAAALAADWPPFVGGEGLLLLERDLLDQQIIDVHGRKVVRVNDVDLYPELINQLVVLRIGEVDVGARGAVRRLLKGVVPARALRLLLAKIPQHAIPWEFVDLIETDPARRVKLKISHDRLAKLHPADIADILEELAPAEREAVFETLDEEVAAGALEEIEPKLQVSIMESLDSDRAADIMEEMNPAAAADLLGDLSEETSEEILEEMQPAEREEVSELLEFKENTAAGRMTTDYLYFASSATVEDAIQALGSYEGAPETLSAVYVVDHDEKLVGAVSLASLAMAREETQLSALITQPVISCPAGAGEKDVVELFDKYNLLSLPVVDEQGRLSGVITADVVINLLRSKL from the coding sequence ATGCCTGGTCTGGCACTCTCCGAGCTGCTGGGCGTGCCGGTGCTGGATCCTGCCGGCGCGGTCGGCGGACGTGTGCGCGAGGTCGCGGTGGCGCCCCAGGAGGACACCGCGAGCGTGGCCTGCCTGATCGTGAAGACCGCCTCCGGCGATCGCATGCTGGGGCGCGACGTGCTAGCTGCGGTGGGCGGCGGAACGGTGCGCGCCGCGGCCCTGGCCGCCGACTGGCCTCCCTTCGTCGGCGGGGAGGGGCTGTTGCTCCTGGAACGCGACCTGCTCGACCAGCAGATCATCGACGTCCACGGCCGCAAGGTGGTGCGCGTGAACGACGTGGACCTGTATCCCGAGCTCATCAATCAGCTCGTGGTGCTGCGTATCGGCGAAGTGGACGTGGGTGCGCGCGGCGCCGTGCGCCGCCTGCTCAAGGGAGTGGTGCCGGCGCGGGCTCTGCGCCTGCTACTCGCCAAGATTCCCCAGCACGCCATTCCCTGGGAGTTCGTGGACCTGATCGAGACCGACCCGGCGCGGCGGGTGAAGCTGAAGATCTCCCACGACCGTCTGGCGAAGCTGCACCCGGCGGATATCGCCGACATTTTGGAAGAGCTGGCGCCCGCCGAGCGCGAGGCCGTCTTTGAGACCCTGGACGAAGAGGTCGCCGCCGGCGCCCTGGAGGAGATCGAGCCCAAGCTCCAGGTTTCCATCATGGAGTCCCTCGATTCCGACCGCGCCGCCGACATCATGGAGGAGATGAACCCCGCCGCCGCCGCCGACCTGCTGGGCGACCTCTCCGAGGAGACCTCCGAAGAGATCTTGGAGGAGATGCAGCCGGCCGAGCGCGAGGAAGTGTCCGAGCTCCTGGAGTTCAAGGAAAACACCGCCGCCGGCCGCATGACCACCGACTATCTGTACTTCGCATCCAGCGCCACGGTCGAGGACGCCATCCAGGCCCTGGGCTCCTACGAAGGAGCGCCCGAGACCTTGAGCGCCGTCTACGTAGTGGACCACGACGAGAAGCTCGTTGGCGCCGTCTCCCTGGCCAGCCTGGCCATGGCGCGGGAGGAGACCCAGCTTTCTGCATTGATCACCCAGCCCGTCATCTCCTGCCCGGCCGGCGCCGGCGAGAAGGATGTGGTCGAGCTCTTCGATAAGTACAACCTGCTGAGCTTGCCGGTGGTGGACGAGCAAGGCCGCTTGTCCGGAGTGATCACCGCCGACGTAGTGATCAACCTGCTACGCAGCAAGCTGTAG
- a CDS encoding ATP-binding protein: MTEKRVSYTLDSTLDSVDMAEDAAAKLATSAGFSEEDRYRIAIAVREAAVNAVLHGNGSNPQKKMTVSYENTGDSLVITIADQGNGLDPKNIPDPLAPENLLKQSGRGIFLIRSFMDEVRFRALGPGTEITLIKHVGSASPGVKEETQ, encoded by the coding sequence ATGACCGAGAAGCGGGTCTCCTACACGCTGGACTCAACCCTGGACAGCGTCGACATGGCCGAGGACGCCGCCGCGAAGCTCGCGACCAGCGCGGGTTTCAGCGAGGAGGACCGCTATCGTATTGCCATCGCGGTGCGCGAGGCGGCGGTGAACGCCGTGCTGCACGGCAACGGCTCGAATCCACAGAAGAAGATGACCGTTTCTTATGAGAACACGGGCGACTCCCTGGTCATCACCATCGCCGACCAGGGCAACGGGCTGGACCCGAAGAACATCCCGGATCCGCTGGCCCCGGAAAACCTGTTGAAGCAATCCGGACGGGGCATCTTCCTGATCCGGTCGTTTATGGATGAAGTGCGGTTCCGCGCGCTGGGACCGGGTACCGAGATTACTTTGATCAAGCACGTCGGGAGCGCGTCTCCCGGCGTCAAGGAGGAGACGCAGTGA